The following proteins are co-located in the Nocardioides piscis genome:
- a CDS encoding ECF transporter S component, translating into MDPSTDNASLDAVVLRLHAIREKAGQPSFGDIAIAVSRIRRRGGATPEQARVGRTTVYDAFRLGRRRLDADLVADIARALGCEEDTALELASRCRAAQVVSNSSLPSSEPPAVQPEEVAAASGSSSPGRRFLAVVLVGSVVINLVGRALVDTLHLPVYLDMVGTAFAAIVLGPWWGALVGVTTNLAGGVTSGAESLPFALVNVAGALVWGYGVRRWSMGRTIPRFFALNLVAALVCSAVAVPILLFMAGGFSGHGADQVTSAALALSHSLWAAVTVSNVATSASDKLIAGFVALTVIEALPGRRRAWLPDDWLRRRD; encoded by the coding sequence ATGGACCCGTCCACCGACAATGCGTCGCTGGATGCTGTCGTGCTGCGCCTTCATGCGATCCGCGAGAAGGCGGGACAACCCTCCTTCGGAGACATCGCGATCGCGGTCAGCAGGATCCGTCGTCGTGGTGGTGCCACGCCCGAGCAGGCGCGGGTGGGTCGCACCACGGTGTACGACGCGTTCCGGCTCGGCCGCCGCCGGCTCGACGCCGACCTGGTGGCCGACATCGCCCGCGCGCTGGGCTGCGAGGAGGACACGGCTCTCGAGCTGGCGTCACGTTGTCGCGCCGCGCAGGTGGTCTCGAACAGCAGTCTCCCGTCGTCCGAGCCGCCCGCCGTCCAGCCTGAGGAGGTTGCAGCCGCCTCGGGCTCGTCCTCACCCGGTCGTCGGTTCCTGGCCGTCGTCCTGGTGGGCAGCGTCGTCATCAACCTCGTCGGCCGGGCCCTGGTCGACACCCTGCACCTGCCCGTCTATCTCGACATGGTCGGCACTGCGTTCGCGGCGATCGTCCTCGGGCCGTGGTGGGGCGCGCTGGTCGGCGTCACGACCAACCTCGCCGGTGGCGTCACCAGCGGTGCGGAGTCTCTCCCGTTCGCGCTCGTCAACGTCGCCGGGGCCCTCGTGTGGGGATATGGCGTTCGCCGGTGGTCGATGGGCCGGACCATCCCGCGGTTCTTCGCGCTCAACCTCGTCGCCGCGCTCGTGTGCTCGGCGGTCGCCGTGCCGATCCTGCTGTTCATGGCGGGGGGTTTCAGTGGCCACGGTGCCGACCAGGTGACCAGTGCCGCGCTTGCGCTCAGCCACTCGCTCTGGGCGGCGGTGACCGTCTCCAACGTGGCCACGTCTGCCTCCGACAAGCTGATCGCTGGCTTCGTGGCTCTCACGGTGATCGAGGCACTCCCCGGCCGGCGGCGGGCCTGGCTGCCCGACGACTGGCTGCGCCGCCGCGACTGA
- a CDS encoding 3-methyladenine DNA glycosylase translates to MQIQVLDRAAWRARATAHEARVDAFVEPHLERRSERVKHPVHDFLFTYYSQRPAQLRRWHPGFGIGLAEAADHVALKGYEDVDGIVSVTTAHVAKQAPLLRGLTNLLRATQSRAVHTGCFGLHEWAMVYRQSPEELRHNDWPLRLGSDGTDRVVEQHQVKCSHFDAFRFFTEPARPLNVLQPGPGDRSQFEQPGCLHAGMDLYKHAFRLTPMVPSELVADCFELARDIRELDMRAAPYDLTGLGFEPIRIETVEGKATYVRAQRSFAERGAPLRQRLIEECERLQAAG, encoded by the coding sequence GTGCAGATCCAGGTGCTTGACCGGGCCGCGTGGCGGGCTCGCGCGACCGCGCACGAGGCCAGGGTGGACGCCTTCGTCGAACCCCACCTGGAGCGCCGCTCGGAGCGGGTCAAGCACCCGGTCCACGACTTCCTCTTCACCTACTACTCCCAACGACCCGCCCAGCTCCGTCGCTGGCATCCCGGCTTCGGCATCGGGCTGGCCGAGGCCGCGGACCACGTCGCCCTCAAGGGCTACGAGGACGTCGACGGGATCGTGTCCGTCACCACGGCACATGTCGCCAAGCAGGCGCCGCTCCTGCGCGGGCTCACGAACCTGCTCCGGGCCACGCAGTCGCGGGCCGTGCACACCGGCTGCTTCGGGCTGCACGAGTGGGCGATGGTCTATCGACAGTCCCCCGAGGAGCTGCGGCACAACGACTGGCCGTTGCGACTCGGCTCCGACGGCACCGATCGTGTCGTCGAGCAGCACCAGGTCAAGTGCTCCCACTTCGACGCGTTCCGCTTCTTCACCGAGCCGGCGCGCCCGCTGAACGTGCTGCAACCGGGCCCGGGCGACCGGTCACAGTTCGAGCAGCCGGGCTGCCTGCACGCGGGAATGGACCTCTACAAGCACGCCTTCCGACTGACCCCGATGGTCCCCTCCGAGCTCGTCGCCGACTGCTTCGAGCTCGCGCGCGACATCCGCGAGCTCGACATGAGGGCGGCGCCGTACGACCTCACGGGCCTGGGCTTCGAGCCGATCAGGATCGAGACGGTCGAGGGCAAGGCGACCTACGTCCGGGCGCAGCGCTCCTTCGCCGAGCGCGGCGCTCCCCTGCGTCAGCGCCTGATCGAGGAGTGCGAGCGGCTGCAGGCGGCTGGGTAA
- a CDS encoding 2'-5' RNA ligase family protein: protein MPDFALELSFDPASEAAVVAQWEALRAAGLPSQADHKSMTNAPHLTLVAAQELDPDLADAAAAEIRLPSSLAVRGLVLFGQGARTTVAHLVEPPTELAEAALRLRERVPELRHPVWTPHVTLARRVPRARLSDVLAVLDDHPCPPVLAATRLRWWDPVDGTIEDLGQKE from the coding sequence GTGCCCGACTTCGCGCTCGAGCTGAGCTTCGACCCCGCGAGCGAGGCTGCTGTCGTCGCTCAGTGGGAGGCGCTTCGGGCAGCGGGTCTGCCGTCGCAGGCCGACCACAAGTCGATGACCAACGCCCCCCACCTCACCCTGGTGGCCGCCCAGGAGCTCGACCCCGACCTCGCGGACGCCGCGGCTGCGGAGATCCGGCTCCCGAGCAGCCTGGCCGTGCGCGGTCTGGTGCTCTTCGGCCAGGGAGCCCGCACCACCGTCGCCCACCTCGTCGAACCGCCGACCGAGCTGGCCGAGGCAGCCCTGCGCCTGAGGGAGCGGGTGCCCGAGCTGCGGCACCCGGTGTGGACCCCGCACGTCACCCTGGCGCGTCGCGTTCCACGGGCGCGCCTGTCCGACGTCCTCGCGGTCCTCGACGACCACCCGTGTCCACCCGTGCTGGCGGCGACCCGGCTGCGCTGGTGGGACCCGGTCGACGGGACCATCGAGGACCTGGGTCAGAAGGAGTAG
- a CDS encoding sulfotransferase family 2 domain-containing protein codes for MIASHAHRFIFLKTRKTAGTSVEIALSKVCGPDDVITRISPEDEELRRTAGGLGPQNFESPPLARRAYNHMSARLAREAVGGEAWRDYFTFAIERNPWDAVVSLYYWKYKDRPELPDFETYVNEEWIEQLANNRRMYRIRGRLAVDRVLRYEHLADELAEVWAHLGLPGSPDLPRAKGNARPAGHYRELYTDASRTRVGEVFAEAIEAFDYSF; via the coding sequence GTGATCGCGTCCCATGCCCACCGCTTCATCTTCCTCAAGACCCGCAAGACCGCGGGCACCAGCGTGGAGATCGCGTTGTCCAAGGTGTGTGGCCCCGATGACGTCATCACGCGCATCAGCCCCGAGGACGAGGAGCTGCGTCGCACCGCCGGGGGACTCGGACCGCAGAACTTCGAGTCGCCGCCCCTGGCCCGCCGTGCCTACAACCACATGAGCGCGCGACTGGCCCGTGAGGCGGTCGGCGGGGAGGCGTGGCGCGACTACTTCACCTTCGCGATCGAGCGCAACCCGTGGGACGCCGTCGTCTCGCTCTACTACTGGAAGTACAAGGACCGCCCGGAGCTGCCCGACTTCGAGACCTACGTCAACGAGGAGTGGATCGAGCAGCTGGCCAACAACCGCCGGATGTATCGCATCCGCGGCCGGCTCGCGGTCGACCGCGTGCTCCGCTACGAACACCTCGCCGACGAGCTCGCCGAGGTGTGGGCCCACCTTGGCCTGCCGGGTTCGCCCGACCTGCCCCGCGCCAAGGGCAACGCCCGCCCGGCCGGTCACTACCGCGAGCTCTACACCGATGCCTCCAGGACCCGGGTCGGCGAGGTCTTCGCCGAGGCCATCGAGGCGTTCGACTACTCCTTCTGA
- a CDS encoding pentapeptide repeat-containing protein — translation MDSEGQHFRDDDWYGDALGAARFVDCTFSDVDFSETTTHGALFERCTFHHCAFNASVHTSSAFIACDFRRSNFFDATFDGCKLLGSVFSDCVLRPLTVSGGQWRSVTIRGTNLTRLDLSGIDLREADLSLSDLSASLLRGAMLDRATLQETKLHGTDLRGASLDGVHLTAARLRGTKVDLAGAVLLAQLQGAEVDTSA, via the coding sequence GTGGACAGCGAGGGACAGCACTTCCGTGACGACGACTGGTATGGCGATGCGCTGGGCGCCGCACGCTTCGTCGACTGCACCTTCAGCGACGTCGACTTCAGCGAGACCACGACCCACGGTGCGCTCTTCGAGCGATGCACCTTCCACCACTGTGCCTTCAACGCCAGCGTCCACACGTCGAGCGCGTTCATCGCCTGCGACTTCCGCCGCTCCAACTTCTTCGACGCCACCTTCGACGGCTGCAAGCTCCTGGGCAGCGTGTTCAGCGACTGCGTGCTGCGCCCCCTCACCGTCAGCGGCGGGCAGTGGCGTTCGGTCACGATCCGCGGGACCAACCTGACCAGGCTGGACCTGTCGGGGATCGACCTGCGCGAGGCCGACCTGTCCCTCAGTGACCTGTCTGCCTCCTTGCTGCGAGGCGCAATGCTCGATCGGGCCACGCTCCAGGAGACGAAGCTCCACGGCACAGACCTGCGTGGCGCGTCCCTCGACGGAGTACATCTCACCGCAGCCCGTCTGCGAGGGACGAAGGTCGATCTCGCCGGGGCCGTGCTGCTGGCGCAGCTCCAGGGGGCCGAGGTGGACACCTCGGCCTGA
- a CDS encoding TetR family transcriptional regulator, translated as MRHNRGDVLVRAHQLVSRYGLGALTMRRLGAELGVQPSAIYHHFANKQTLLAAVAEEILRQGSRARTCERDDWTGRLREVCSELRDAMLACTDGADVVATVWAFGMGAQAPAAELEDVLRDAGLDDGLALVGSRTLLHYVFGHAFEEQTAIQAVAAGAVERDLASLPDFWTGLDVVIDGLRARLP; from the coding sequence ATGCGCCACAATCGCGGCGACGTGCTCGTGCGAGCACACCAGCTCGTGTCCCGCTACGGCCTCGGTGCACTGACCATGCGCCGCCTCGGCGCCGAGCTCGGAGTCCAGCCGAGCGCCATCTATCACCACTTCGCCAACAAGCAGACGCTGCTGGCGGCGGTCGCCGAGGAGATCCTGAGGCAGGGGAGTCGGGCTCGCACCTGTGAACGCGACGACTGGACCGGTCGGCTGCGGGAGGTGTGCTCCGAGCTGCGCGACGCGATGCTGGCGTGCACCGACGGGGCTGACGTCGTCGCCACGGTGTGGGCGTTCGGCATGGGGGCGCAGGCACCGGCCGCGGAGCTCGAGGACGTGCTGCGGGACGCGGGCCTCGACGACGGGCTCGCGCTCGTCGGCAGCCGGACGCTGCTCCACTACGTCTTCGGCCACGCCTTCGAGGAGCAGACGGCCATCCAGGCGGTCGCTGCCGGAGCCGTCGAACGAGACCTCGCGTCCTTGCCCGACTTCTGGACGGGGCTCGACGTCGTCATCGACGGGCTGCGGGCGCGGCTGCCCTGA
- the bioB gene encoding biotin synthase BioB: MTTTFDELATRIIGGTPATVDDALAVLGASDDDLLDVVAAAGRLRRHHFANTVKVNYLVNLKSGLCPENCNYCSQALGSTAPILKYSWLKTDEALAQAAAGLRGGATRVCMVSSGRGPTDKDVERVAGMVGAIKDEHPQVEVCACLGLLKDGQAERLREAGVDAYNHNINTAESHHDQIVQTHTYADRVDTVEKAKGAGLSPCSGLIAGLGESDEQLVEALFALAEMGSDSIPVNFLMPFDGTPFEKTWDLTPARCVKILAMARFVCPDKEIRIAGGREMHLRSLQALALHVANSIFLGDYLTSEGQAAETDLELIRDNGFVVLGSEEHAQQVAGQLVGGHDPAIRRRGAGTDVAANA; the protein is encoded by the coding sequence ATGACGACGACCTTCGACGAGCTCGCGACCCGCATCATCGGCGGCACCCCCGCCACGGTCGACGACGCCCTCGCCGTGCTGGGAGCCTCCGACGACGACCTGCTGGACGTTGTCGCGGCAGCCGGTCGGCTGCGCCGCCACCACTTCGCCAACACCGTCAAGGTCAACTACCTGGTCAACCTCAAGTCGGGCCTGTGCCCGGAGAACTGCAACTACTGCTCGCAGGCCCTCGGCTCGACTGCACCGATCCTGAAGTATTCCTGGCTCAAGACCGACGAGGCGCTCGCCCAGGCCGCCGCCGGGCTCCGTGGCGGCGCCACCCGGGTCTGCATGGTCTCCAGCGGACGCGGGCCCACGGACAAGGACGTCGAGCGGGTCGCGGGCATGGTGGGCGCGATCAAGGACGAGCACCCGCAGGTCGAGGTCTGTGCGTGCCTGGGGCTGCTCAAGGACGGACAGGCCGAGCGGCTGCGTGAGGCCGGGGTCGACGCCTACAACCACAACATCAACACGGCCGAGTCGCACCACGACCAGATCGTGCAGACCCACACCTATGCCGACCGCGTCGACACGGTCGAGAAGGCCAAGGGCGCCGGCCTCTCGCCGTGCAGCGGGCTGATCGCCGGGCTCGGCGAGAGCGACGAGCAGCTGGTCGAGGCGCTGTTCGCCCTCGCGGAGATGGGCTCCGACTCCATCCCGGTCAACTTCCTGATGCCCTTCGACGGGACCCCGTTCGAGAAGACCTGGGACCTCACGCCCGCGCGCTGCGTCAAGATCCTGGCGATGGCGCGGTTCGTGTGTCCCGACAAGGAGATCCGCATCGCCGGCGGCCGCGAGATGCACCTGCGCTCGCTGCAGGCGCTCGCCCTCCATGTCGCCAACTCGATCTTCCTCGGTGACTACCTCACCTCCGAGGGCCAGGCGGCCGAGACCGACCTCGAGCTCATCCGCGACAACGGGTTCGTCGTCCTCGGCTCCGAGGAGCATGCCCAGCAGGTCGCCGGACAGCTCGTAGGCGGGCACGACCCGGCCATCCGTCGCCGTGGCGCCGGGACAGACGTCGCCGCCAACGCCTGA
- a CDS encoding adenosylmethionine--8-amino-7-oxononanoate transaminase, which translates to MGDLLDWDRRHLWHPYTSLSATTPTRLVTGARGVRLEIDGQHAIDAMSSWWSTIHGYRHPVLDDAVRRQVADFSHVMFGGLTHEPAIRLGQQLVSLTGLPHVFFADSGSVSVEVAMKMAMQARPGRTHFLTVRGGYHGDTFDAMSVCDPDGGMHTLWSGVLPQQVFGPRPPSVGGSIEEWATTMRGLAAEHADSVAAIIVEPLLQGAGGMHPYPAECLGVLREIADAHGFVLIFDEIATGFGRTGHLFAMDAAGVEPDILCLGKALTGGYVSLAAVLCTADLADQIKPGGVLMHGPTFMANPLACAVASASIDLLLEGDWQATVNGIADRLSTGLAPARDLAGVVDVRTLGAVGVIQLDHPVDVVAATDAALAAGVWLRPFRDLIYTMPPYVCTDAEIDTICAGMLLAAEVG; encoded by the coding sequence ATGGGCGACCTGCTCGACTGGGACCGCCGGCACCTCTGGCACCCCTACACCTCCCTGTCGGCGACGACCCCGACGCGACTGGTCACCGGCGCCCGGGGCGTCCGGCTCGAGATCGACGGCCAGCACGCGATCGATGCGATGTCGTCGTGGTGGTCGACCATCCACGGCTATCGGCACCCGGTGCTCGACGACGCCGTACGCCGACAGGTCGCCGACTTCTCGCACGTCATGTTCGGCGGCCTGACCCACGAGCCGGCGATCCGGCTCGGGCAGCAGCTGGTGTCGCTGACCGGCCTGCCGCACGTGTTCTTCGCCGACAGCGGCTCGGTCAGCGTGGAGGTCGCCATGAAGATGGCGATGCAGGCGCGGCCCGGGCGCACTCATTTCCTCACCGTCCGGGGCGGCTACCACGGTGACACCTTCGACGCGATGAGCGTGTGCGATCCCGACGGCGGCATGCACACCCTGTGGTCCGGGGTGCTGCCGCAGCAGGTCTTCGGCCCCCGGCCGCCCTCGGTCGGCGGGTCGATCGAGGAGTGGGCCACCACCATGCGCGGCCTCGCCGCCGAGCACGCCGACTCCGTCGCCGCGATCATCGTCGAGCCCCTCCTGCAGGGCGCCGGCGGGATGCACCCCTATCCGGCCGAGTGCCTCGGGGTGCTCCGGGAGATCGCGGACGCCCATGGGTTCGTGCTGATCTTCGACGAGATCGCCACCGGCTTCGGCCGCACCGGTCACCTCTTCGCCATGGACGCAGCCGGGGTCGAGCCGGACATCCTGTGCCTGGGCAAGGCGCTGACCGGCGGCTACGTCTCGCTCGCAGCAGTGCTGTGCACGGCCGACCTCGCCGATCAGATCAAGCCGGGCGGGGTCCTCATGCACGGGCCGACGTTCATGGCCAACCCGCTGGCCTGCGCTGTCGCGTCGGCGAGCATCGACCTCCTGCTCGAGGGCGACTGGCAGGCGACGGTCAACGGGATCGCCGACCGGCTGAGCACGGGTCTGGCTCCGGCGCGAGACCTGGCCGGCGTCGTCGACGTACGCACCCTGGGGGCCGTGGGCGTGATCCAGCTCGACCACCCGGTGGACGTGGTGGCCGCCACCGACGCGGCGCTGGCGGCGGGTGTCTGGCTGCGCCCGTTCCGCGACCTGATCTACACGATGCCGCCCTACGTGTGCACCGATGCGGAGATCGACACGATCTGCGCGGGGATGCTCCTGGCTGCCGAGGTCGGCTGA
- a CDS encoding 8-amino-7-oxononanoate synthase: MGAWETWLADEAARRDAAGLTRRLRPRGADDDVIDLAGNDYLGLSRDPLVASAAADAALTWGAGAGASRLVTGTLSLHTTLEQELAMFLAQPAALVMSSGYHANLAAVTALVDRDCFIVSDGHVHASLIDAARLSRAEIAVTPHNDVAAVAALLDQRRGGRRCLVLVESVYSVLGDAAPLVELAAVCEEHDALLVVDEAHGIGVAGPSGEGLVRALGLAGLPHVVVTATLSKSLGAQGGALLGSPALVEHLVNRARPFIFDTALAPAAAAGALAALRLLRSAPDLPARVRSRVVGLADLLGVEAPAGAVLSVPMPSPQAALAAQAACLDHGVRVGCFRPPSVPDGISRLRVTTNAGVPDDAWQRASDVLLEVVHG; encoded by the coding sequence ATGGGTGCCTGGGAGACGTGGCTCGCCGACGAGGCCGCCCGTCGCGATGCCGCCGGCCTGACGCGCCGGTTGCGCCCCCGCGGCGCCGACGACGACGTCATCGACCTGGCCGGCAACGACTACCTCGGGCTCTCCCGCGATCCGCTCGTCGCCTCGGCGGCTGCCGACGCCGCCCTCACCTGGGGGGCCGGGGCAGGAGCCTCCCGGCTCGTCACCGGCACGCTGTCCCTGCACACGACGTTGGAGCAGGAGCTGGCGATGTTCCTGGCCCAGCCCGCCGCCCTCGTCATGTCGAGCGGCTATCACGCCAACCTCGCGGCGGTCACCGCCCTGGTCGACCGCGACTGCTTCATCGTCTCCGACGGCCATGTCCACGCCTCGCTGATCGACGCGGCCCGGCTCTCGCGCGCCGAGATCGCCGTCACCCCGCACAACGACGTCGCAGCCGTCGCAGCCCTCCTCGACCAGCGTCGAGGTGGGCGCCGCTGCCTGGTGCTCGTCGAGTCGGTCTATTCGGTGCTCGGCGATGCCGCTCCCCTGGTCGAGCTGGCCGCGGTCTGCGAGGAGCACGACGCCCTCCTCGTGGTCGACGAGGCCCACGGGATCGGCGTCGCAGGCCCCTCGGGAGAGGGTCTGGTGCGGGCCCTCGGCCTGGCAGGTCTGCCCCACGTCGTCGTGACCGCCACCTTGTCGAAGTCGCTCGGCGCCCAGGGCGGGGCCCTCCTCGGCTCGCCCGCCCTGGTCGAGCACCTCGTCAACAGGGCCCGCCCGTTCATCTTCGACACCGCCCTCGCGCCGGCTGCCGCGGCCGGGGCCCTGGCTGCCCTGAGGCTGTTGCGATCGGCGCCCGACCTGCCGGCCCGTGTGCGCTCACGGGTCGTCGGCCTCGCCGACCTGCTCGGGGTGGAGGCGCCGGCGGGGGCCGTCCTCTCGGTGCCGATGCCGTCGCCGCAGGCAGCACTGGCGGCCCAGGCGGCGTGCCTCGACCACGGTGTGCGCGTCGGCTGCTTCCGCCCGCCCTCGGTGCCCGACGGCATCTCGCGGCTGCGGGTGACCACCAACGCGGGCGTCCCCGACGACGCCTGGCAGCGGGCGAGCGACGTGCTGCTCGAGGTGGTGCACGGATGA
- the bioD gene encoding dethiobiotin synthase — MSVLVVTGTGTGVGKTVATAALALHTPGDVLVVKPVQTGVGPGEVGDVDDVRRLAGVAVEELVRLPDPLAPDTAARLAAVKIPTVAEHAERIGRLAEAHGTVIVEGAGGLLVRLDSDGGTLLDLVEALAAEVVVVVAAGLGTLNHSELTVAALRSRGLEPLGLVVGSWPSDPGLAERCNADDLPRVTGVPVLATIPRGAGSLSAADFRAGVPGWFA; from the coding sequence ATGAGCGTCCTCGTCGTCACCGGCACGGGCACCGGCGTCGGCAAGACCGTCGCGACGGCCGCGCTCGCACTCCACACCCCCGGTGACGTCCTGGTGGTCAAGCCCGTGCAGACCGGGGTGGGTCCGGGCGAGGTCGGTGATGTCGACGACGTACGCCGCCTGGCCGGTGTGGCCGTCGAGGAGCTCGTCCGGCTGCCCGACCCCCTGGCGCCCGACACCGCCGCACGGCTCGCGGCAGTCAAGATCCCGACGGTCGCGGAGCACGCCGAGCGCATCGGCCGCTTGGCCGAGGCGCACGGGACGGTGATCGTCGAGGGCGCCGGCGGGCTGCTCGTCCGCCTGGACTCCGACGGCGGGACCCTGCTCGACCTGGTCGAGGCGCTGGCTGCCGAGGTCGTCGTGGTCGTGGCTGCCGGCCTGGGCACCCTCAACCACTCCGAGCTGACCGTCGCCGCCCTGCGCTCGCGTGGCCTCGAGCCGCTCGGGTTGGTGGTCGGGTCCTGGCCGTCCGATCCCGGCCTCGCGGAGCGGTGCAATGCCGACGACCTGCCGAGGGTGACGGGCGTGCCGGTGCTCGCCACGATCCCCCGGGGCGCGGGCTCGCTGTCAGCCGCGGACTTCCGCGCAGGGGTCCCGGGCTGGTTCGCCTGA
- a CDS encoding amidase, with product MAALHDLTALEQGLLVRSGDLTPLDLVSHYVKRIDTVGAFITPTHELALAEAVRLRDRGRPADAGPLWGVPTAIKDLHPTAGVRTTFGSAAWADHVPERSDDVVLTLEAAGMPSLGKTNTPELGSPCYTEPDVAPPAVTPWDRSRTAGGSSGGAAAAVAAGLVPVAPGSDGGGSIRIPASCCGLVGLKPTRGRISAAPTYADPTGLATAGPIARTVRDAAALLDVLAGRRAGDPSWAPAPTGSFLDACDRDPGRLRVARFVTPVIADTEVDESSVRAWADASAALVELGHEVEDIAVPMPREAVATFETCWAVLTAMSVAPEGTEHLLRPLTRWLGDRGRAVSGPEFGLAVGRMRQFAAEALIALEPFDLVLTPTLATPPPRVGGLRDDDDPSADFEAQKRFTPWTSAWNVTGMPAASLPLHWTPEGLPIGVMLAARPAEEGLLLAACAQLEQVRPWRDRRPPGW from the coding sequence GTGGCTGCACTCCATGACCTGACTGCCCTCGAGCAGGGCCTCCTCGTCCGGAGCGGCGACCTCACCCCGCTCGACCTGGTGAGCCACTACGTGAAGCGCATCGACACCGTCGGCGCGTTCATCACACCCACGCACGAGCTGGCGCTGGCCGAGGCGGTGCGGCTGCGCGACCGCGGCCGCCCCGCCGACGCCGGCCCGCTCTGGGGGGTCCCGACCGCGATCAAGGACCTGCACCCCACCGCCGGGGTTCGGACCACCTTCGGGTCTGCAGCCTGGGCCGACCACGTCCCGGAGCGGTCCGACGACGTCGTCCTCACGCTCGAGGCGGCGGGGATGCCCAGCCTGGGCAAGACCAACACCCCGGAGCTGGGCTCGCCCTGCTACACCGAACCGGACGTCGCCCCGCCGGCGGTGACTCCCTGGGACAGGTCGCGCACCGCTGGAGGGTCCAGCGGGGGAGCAGCAGCCGCGGTGGCGGCCGGCCTGGTCCCGGTGGCTCCTGGCTCCGACGGTGGGGGCTCCATCCGGATCCCCGCCTCGTGCTGCGGTCTCGTCGGGCTCAAGCCGACCCGGGGCCGGATCAGTGCGGCCCCGACGTATGCCGACCCGACCGGCCTGGCCACAGCCGGTCCGATCGCACGCACGGTGCGTGACGCCGCTGCCCTGCTCGACGTGCTCGCCGGGCGGCGAGCCGGAGATCCCTCCTGGGCACCGGCGCCGACGGGGAGCTTCCTCGACGCCTGCGACCGGGACCCGGGCCGGCTCAGGGTGGCGCGCTTCGTCACGCCGGTCATCGCCGACACCGAGGTCGACGAGAGCAGTGTGCGGGCCTGGGCAGATGCGTCCGCCGCGCTGGTGGAGCTCGGCCACGAGGTCGAGGACATCGCCGTCCCGATGCCGCGCGAGGCGGTCGCGACGTTCGAGACCTGCTGGGCGGTGCTGACTGCGATGTCGGTGGCGCCGGAGGGCACCGAACACCTGCTGCGCCCGCTCACCCGGTGGCTCGGCGACCGCGGGCGGGCAGTGAGCGGACCCGAGTTCGGCCTCGCCGTGGGCCGGATGAGGCAGTTCGCAGCGGAGGCGCTGATCGCGCTCGAGCCCTTCGACCTGGTCCTGACCCCGACGCTGGCGACCCCACCCCCGCGGGTCGGCGGGCTGCGCGACGACGACGACCCGTCGGCCGACTTCGAGGCGCAGAAGCGCTTCACGCCGTGGACGAGCGCCTGGAACGTCACCGGGATGCCGGCAGCCTCGCTGCCGCTCCACTGGACTCCCGAGGGCCTGCCGATCGGCGTGATGCTCGCCGCCCGCCCGGCCGAGGAGGGGTTGCTCCTGGCGGCGTGCGCCCAGCTGGAGCAGGTCAGGCCCTGGCGTGACCGGCGACCGCCGGGCTGGTGA
- a CDS encoding NAD(P)H-dependent oxidoreductase: MTTSNQTRVAVLLGSLRADSVNRRIADYLVAQAPADVSVEIVEGLDQVPFYSEELDGDSVPAAAAALRDAVRTADRVLAITPEYNGTMPAVLNNAIDWLSRPYGAGAISGKPFAAVGATPTPYGGKWAHEHARHSATVAGATVVEGIVVDEPAMTDDLLADPAAAGRLLGALTALVEHDAAAAA; encoded by the coding sequence ATGACTACTTCGAACCAGACCCGCGTCGCTGTCCTGCTCGGCAGCCTGCGCGCCGACTCCGTCAACCGTCGCATCGCCGACTACCTCGTGGCCCAGGCACCCGCCGACGTGAGCGTCGAGATCGTCGAGGGCCTCGACCAGGTCCCGTTCTACAGCGAGGAGCTCGACGGCGACTCGGTGCCGGCGGCCGCAGCGGCGTTGCGGGACGCAGTGCGCACGGCAGACCGCGTGCTCGCCATCACCCCTGAGTACAACGGCACCATGCCGGCGGTCCTCAACAACGCCATCGACTGGCTCTCGCGCCCCTACGGCGCGGGCGCCATCTCGGGCAAGCCGTTCGCGGCAGTCGGGGCCACCCCGACGCCGTACGGCGGCAAGTGGGCCCACGAGCACGCACGACACTCCGCAACGGTCGCCGGTGCCACGGTGGTGGAAGGCATCGTCGTCGACGAGCCCGCCATGACCGACGACCTCCTGGCCGACCCGGCCGCAGCGGGACGCCTGCTGGGTGCCCTGACGGCGCTGGTCGAGCACGACGCCGCGGCCGCCGCCTGA